In a genomic window of Thermosynechococcus sp. CL-1:
- a CDS encoding transglycosylase domain-containing protein → MPNPARDFWQSMTQTVTQAVQTVHSRFDWQQVSLRENARTPELWVEFKGQRQVFPLVGDRYVIGRSQSRADIIVDAEIVSGTHARLKRLTPTGVFQIQDLDSTNGIYRKRQRLKTSELHHGDVITLGPPEVKGAVTLRFHNPLPPWVHAVTYSIWGAIGISGLVMGLLAAEASKVAVRPLPPIEQGPIILLDRQGELINPVEDRPHRELQRLNEFSPYLVHGVLASEDVRYYWHFGVDPLGMARAVVTNLLTRQTREGASTLSQQLARTLFRSHVGMEESLGRKWREMAVALKLEFFYSKEELLLAYLNRVYLGLGNRGFEDAAQFYFDKPAKDLTLNEAATLVGILPAPNRFNPVRDYDAAVDYRNRVILRMVQQGYISKEEGDRARRSRIEISPKARELLTSQRFPYYTDHVYQELAQLLGENLAQEGNLIVETGLDPRWQELAETSLRNFITSTGSAYGVHQGGLITLRPRDGLILALVGGVDYQKSQFNRATLALRQPGSTFKVFVYTEALLQGHRAGETFSCAPVFWQGQQFEGCRAGGGAMDLATALALSENPIALRLAQAVGLEATIRLARAMGITTPLQAVPGLVLGQSEVTLLEMSGAFAVLANEGQRIPPHAIVSVRDGGDCKRTNDWQTCRLIYAASDERPQRVLDPAIANEMTHLLTAVVSRGTGRAAAIGRSVAGKTGTTNDGRDLWFIGYVPAADVLTGIWLGNDDNSPTQGSSGLAAALWGEYMGRALN, encoded by the coding sequence ATGCCCAATCCTGCCCGAGATTTTTGGCAGTCCATGACTCAAACCGTCACCCAAGCGGTGCAAACGGTACACTCTCGCTTTGATTGGCAACAGGTCTCCCTGCGGGAAAATGCTCGCACGCCCGAGTTATGGGTTGAGTTCAAAGGTCAACGCCAAGTCTTTCCCTTGGTTGGCGATCGCTATGTTATTGGCCGTAGCCAGAGCCGTGCCGATATTATTGTCGATGCCGAGATTGTCAGTGGTACCCATGCCCGCCTCAAACGGCTCACCCCCACAGGCGTCTTTCAAATCCAAGACTTAGACTCCACCAACGGCATCTATCGCAAACGGCAGCGCCTGAAAACAAGTGAACTGCACCACGGCGATGTCATTACCCTTGGCCCCCCAGAGGTTAAAGGTGCTGTTACCCTCCGCTTCCACAATCCACTCCCCCCTTGGGTTCATGCTGTCACCTACAGCATTTGGGGGGCGATCGGCATCAGTGGCCTTGTAATGGGATTACTAGCTGCCGAAGCTAGCAAAGTGGCGGTGCGTCCCCTGCCTCCGATTGAGCAAGGGCCGATTATTCTCCTCGATCGCCAAGGGGAACTGATCAACCCAGTCGAAGATCGCCCCCACCGCGAACTGCAACGGCTCAATGAGTTTTCCCCTTACTTAGTCCATGGGGTCTTGGCCTCTGAGGATGTGCGCTACTACTGGCACTTTGGTGTTGATCCTCTGGGCATGGCGCGAGCGGTGGTGACCAATCTATTAACCCGCCAAACACGTGAAGGAGCAAGTACCCTATCCCAGCAGTTGGCACGTACACTCTTTCGTTCCCATGTGGGGATGGAAGAGAGCCTCGGCCGCAAGTGGCGCGAAATGGCGGTTGCCCTGAAGCTGGAATTTTTCTACAGCAAAGAGGAGCTGCTGTTGGCCTACCTCAACCGCGTGTATCTGGGCTTAGGCAATCGCGGCTTTGAGGATGCGGCGCAATTCTACTTTGATAAGCCTGCCAAAGACTTGACACTCAATGAGGCCGCCACCCTAGTGGGGATTTTGCCAGCACCGAACCGCTTTAACCCGGTGCGCGACTACGATGCGGCGGTGGATTATCGCAATCGGGTCATTTTGCGCATGGTGCAGCAGGGCTACATCAGCAAAGAAGAGGGCGATCGCGCCCGTCGCTCCCGCATTGAAATTAGTCCCAAGGCGCGGGAATTGCTCACCTCCCAGCGCTTTCCCTACTACACGGATCATGTCTATCAGGAACTTGCCCAACTCCTCGGTGAAAACCTCGCCCAAGAGGGCAACCTGATTGTGGAGACAGGCCTAGACCCCCGCTGGCAAGAACTGGCCGAAACCAGTCTGCGCAATTTTATCACCAGCACTGGCAGCGCCTATGGGGTTCATCAGGGGGGACTGATTACCCTGCGGCCGAGGGATGGTTTGATTCTTGCCCTCGTGGGTGGCGTGGATTACCAAAAAAGCCAGTTTAACCGTGCCACCCTTGCCCTGCGTCAACCGGGCTCCACATTCAAGGTGTTTGTCTATACCGAAGCCCTCCTGCAAGGCCATAGGGCTGGTGAAACCTTTTCCTGCGCGCCCGTCTTCTGGCAGGGGCAACAATTTGAGGGCTGTCGTGCAGGCGGTGGTGCGATGGATTTAGCCACAGCGTTAGCCCTTTCCGAAAATCCGATTGCTTTACGTCTTGCCCAAGCCGTTGGTTTGGAGGCCACCATTCGATTGGCCAGAGCAATGGGGATTACGACGCCTCTGCAAGCGGTGCCCGGCCTTGTTCTCGGTCAAAGTGAAGTCACCCTCCTTGAAATGAGTGGTGCCTTTGCCGTACTCGCCAATGAAGGACAGCGCATTCCGCCCCATGCCATTGTTTCGGTGCGCGATGGCGGTGATTGTAAAAGAACAAACGACTGGCAGACCTGTCGCCTGATCTATGCCGCGAGTGATGAAAGGCCTCAACGGGTGCTCGACCCAGCGATCGCCAATGAAATGACGCATTTGCTGACCGCTGTTGTCAGCCGGGGGACGGGTCGTGCCGCCGCCATTGGCCGTTCCGTGGCGGGCAAAACGGGCACCACGAATGATGGCCGCGACCTTTGGTTTATTGGCTACGTGCCCGCTGCTGATGTCCTCACCGGAATTTGGCTGGGCAATGATGATAATAGCCCCACCCAAGGCAGTAGTGGGTTGGCTGCCGCTCTTTGGGGCGAATATATGGGGCGTGCCCTAAACTAG
- a CDS encoding ABC transporter ATP-binding protein, which translates to MTTLSLMPTLQTAVRVEHLHKSFGRFAAICDVSLCVHEGEILGLLGPSGCGKTTLLRLIAGLDTPDAGEIWVGDRCVAAANVFVPPEQRSLGMVFQDFALFPHLTVAENIAFGLQQQRLSKQQIQERVAAVLALVQLADLKKRYPHELSGGQQQRVALARAIAPQPAVILLDEPLSNLDAQVRLQLREELRTILKGTGTTAIFVTHDQEEALSLSDRLAVMRQGKIEQVGNPQDIYCQPASRFVAGFITQANFLPACAEGSQVRTDVGVFPLPEALPKREGEVMIREEDVQLQPDTAATSCFVIRDRQFLGREYRYCIQLPSGQDLHARQPLAVNLPVGTPVKVAAQAVRFFPKEL; encoded by the coding sequence ATGACCACACTTTCCCTGATGCCAACGCTTCAAACAGCCGTCCGGGTTGAGCACTTACATAAATCCTTTGGCCGCTTTGCTGCGATTTGCGATGTGAGCCTCTGTGTCCATGAGGGGGAAATTCTCGGGCTGTTGGGGCCTTCGGGTTGCGGTAAGACAACGCTACTGCGCTTAATTGCCGGTCTGGACACGCCAGATGCTGGGGAAATTTGGGTGGGCGATCGCTGTGTGGCAGCGGCAAATGTCTTTGTGCCCCCTGAGCAACGGTCTTTGGGCATGGTCTTTCAGGACTTTGCCCTGTTTCCCCATTTGACGGTGGCGGAGAATATTGCCTTTGGTTTGCAACAACAACGCCTGAGCAAGCAGCAAATTCAGGAGCGGGTGGCAGCAGTTTTGGCTCTAGTGCAGCTGGCGGATCTGAAAAAGCGCTATCCCCATGAGTTGTCGGGTGGCCAACAGCAACGAGTTGCCTTGGCGCGGGCGATCGCCCCCCAACCAGCGGTGATTCTCCTCGATGAACCCCTGAGTAATCTGGATGCCCAAGTGCGACTGCAACTGCGGGAAGAATTACGCACCATTCTCAAGGGCACAGGGACAACGGCAATTTTTGTTACCCATGATCAGGAGGAAGCCCTGAGTCTGTCGGATCGCTTAGCGGTGATGCGTCAAGGCAAGATTGAGCAGGTGGGTAACCCCCAAGACATTTATTGCCAGCCGGCCTCGCGATTTGTGGCAGGCTTCATTACCCAAGCCAACTTTTTGCCGGCCTGTGCCGAAGGGTCTCAGGTGCGCACGGATGTTGGTGTCTTTCCCCTGCCGGAAGCACTCCCCAAGAGGGAAGGGGAGGTGATGATTCGGGAAGAGGATGTGCAATTGCAGCCAGACACTGCGGCAACCAGCTGCTTTGTGATTCGCGATCGCCAGTTCCTTGGTCGCGAGTATCGCTACTGTATTCAACTGCCCTCCGGTCAAGATCTCCACGCCCGCCAGCCCCTTGCTGTGAATTTACCCGTTGGTACCCCTGTGAAAGTGGCCGCGCAAGCGGTGCGTTTCTTTCCCAAGGAACTCTAG
- a CDS encoding DUF4079 domain-containing protein gives MIEIPESLKPVITFAHPVLMWILFALTLYAMYLGIQTRRLRSLSGEEKKALIQSKVNIKHHQVGAILLALMVMGTIGGMAVTYINNGKLFVGPHLIVGLTMTALIALSASLVPFMQKGSETARALHMTLNLFLVILFGWQAVTGLQIVQRILNAS, from the coding sequence ATGATTGAAATTCCTGAGTCTCTTAAGCCGGTGATTACCTTTGCCCACCCGGTGCTGATGTGGATTCTTTTTGCGCTCACGCTTTATGCCATGTATTTAGGGATTCAAACCCGTCGCCTACGCTCCCTCAGCGGCGAGGAAAAGAAAGCACTGATCCAATCCAAGGTAAATATCAAACACCACCAAGTTGGCGCCATCCTATTGGCTTTGATGGTCATGGGGACGATTGGCGGGATGGCGGTCACCTACATCAATAATGGCAAGCTCTTTGTCGGACCGCACTTGATTGTGGGTCTGACCATGACGGCTCTGATTGCCCTTTCCGCTAGCTTAGTTCCCTTTATGCAAAAGGGCAGTGAGACTGCTCGAGCCCTGCACATGACCCTCAACCTGTTTCTGGTGATCCTTTTTGGTTGGCAGGCGGTGACGGGTCTGCAAATTGTGCAGCGAATTCTCAATGCTAGTTAG
- a CDS encoding DUF1517 domain-containing protein — MMKTFWQRLKSVTAIVAVGVLIAHLVLDSGAAWAARSGGRVGGGSFSRPAPARSYRAPRSDYGGYAQPVPVYGGGFGFPFLIPFFGFGGGFGGLFTIIMIGVLANILISTFRNFRNSGDDSEIYQDNPVVSLHTLHVGLLAQARELQEELNQLALTADTQSPEGLTKVLQEATLALLRHPQYWVYAHASSQETKLLQAETAFNQLALAERSKLSAETLSNYRREIKQTAIVPVVSNDVGEYIVVTLVVAATGRLKLPAVNNDLELRQALQQLGGIGSDRLLAVELLWQPQAIGDTLTADELLMAYPQLKHL, encoded by the coding sequence ATGATGAAAACTTTTTGGCAACGTCTCAAATCTGTGACAGCAATTGTGGCAGTGGGGGTATTGATTGCCCATCTTGTCCTTGACAGTGGTGCCGCATGGGCAGCCCGCAGTGGTGGACGTGTCGGGGGTGGCTCCTTTAGTCGTCCGGCGCCCGCCCGTTCCTACCGTGCCCCCCGCAGTGATTACGGCGGCTATGCTCAGCCTGTTCCAGTCTATGGCGGTGGTTTTGGCTTTCCCTTCCTGATTCCCTTCTTTGGTTTTGGCGGTGGCTTTGGCGGCCTATTCACGATCATCATGATTGGTGTGCTGGCCAATATTTTGATCTCCACCTTCCGCAACTTCCGCAATAGCGGCGATGACTCAGAGATCTACCAAGACAACCCCGTGGTCTCGCTGCATACGCTGCATGTGGGACTCCTCGCCCAAGCTCGCGAACTCCAAGAGGAACTGAATCAACTAGCGCTCACCGCTGATACCCAAAGTCCCGAAGGTCTCACCAAAGTGCTGCAAGAGGCAACGCTTGCTCTGCTGCGCCATCCCCAATACTGGGTTTATGCCCACGCCAGCAGCCAAGAAACGAAACTGCTGCAAGCGGAAACAGCCTTTAACCAACTGGCGCTTGCGGAGCGCAGCAAACTCAGTGCAGAAACCCTCTCCAACTACCGCCGTGAAATTAAGCAGACAGCGATCGTCCCTGTGGTGAGCAATGATGTGGGTGAATATATTGTTGTAACTTTGGTGGTGGCTGCCACGGGTCGCTTGAAACTGCCCGCAGTCAATAATGACCTAGAGCTACGGCAAGCGCTGCAACAGTTGGGAGGCATTGGTAGCGATCGCCTACTGGCGGTCGAATTGCTCTGGCAACCCCAAGCCATTGGTGACACCCTCACTGCTGATGAGTTGCTAATGGCCTATCCACAACTGAAGCACCTCTAA
- a CDS encoding glucokinase encodes MTVVLGADVGGTKTLIELWDVVGSDWHLLHRAKYASRDFPDLTALLQMFLKESPAHPQRACLGIPGPVIDQVAQVTNLGWRVSGAELETALQIPCVTLLNDFAAVAYGALVLPPTDFVVLQERPRRPQAPIALLGAGTGLGEALMIWQGDRYQVMPLEGGHTDFPPRNEQEMGLLRYLWQTYERVSVERVVSGAGLVAIYEYLKSVHFAPESAVVAAAMAEVEDRAAVISQYGLEGDPLCAEALRMFVDAYGAEAGNLALKSLPLGGVLIAGGIAPKILPKMTDGTFRQGFVSKGRFRPLMEQLYVAVITNPEVGLRGAVHLAAQGA; translated from the coding sequence ATGACCGTTGTACTTGGCGCCGATGTGGGTGGCACAAAAACTCTCATCGAGTTATGGGATGTGGTGGGTAGCGATTGGCATTTGCTCCACAGGGCGAAATACGCCAGCCGCGATTTCCCTGACTTGACAGCTCTTTTGCAAATGTTCCTCAAGGAGAGTCCTGCCCATCCACAGCGCGCTTGTCTGGGGATTCCGGGGCCTGTGATTGACCAAGTGGCTCAGGTAACCAATTTGGGCTGGCGGGTCAGTGGTGCTGAATTAGAAACGGCATTGCAGATCCCTTGCGTGACGCTGCTGAATGATTTTGCAGCCGTGGCCTATGGTGCATTGGTGTTACCGCCGACGGATTTTGTTGTCCTTCAGGAGCGACCGCGGCGCCCCCAGGCGCCTATTGCCCTATTGGGAGCGGGTACTGGATTAGGGGAAGCACTGATGATTTGGCAGGGCGATCGCTACCAAGTGATGCCCCTAGAGGGCGGCCACACCGACTTTCCACCCCGCAATGAACAGGAAATGGGTCTATTGCGCTATTTGTGGCAAACCTACGAGCGAGTTTCTGTGGAACGGGTGGTTTCTGGCGCGGGGCTAGTGGCAATTTACGAGTATCTCAAGAGTGTCCACTTTGCTCCCGAATCAGCAGTGGTTGCAGCAGCCATGGCAGAGGTGGAGGATCGCGCCGCCGTGATCAGTCAATACGGCCTTGAGGGGGATCCTCTGTGTGCAGAAGCCTTACGGATGTTTGTGGATGCCTATGGGGCAGAGGCTGGCAACCTTGCCCTGAAAAGTTTGCCCTTGGGGGGGGTGCTGATTGCCGGAGGGATTGCCCCGAAAATTCTGCCGAAAATGACCGATGGCACGTTTCGCCAAGGGTTTGTGAGTAAGGGACGATTTCGCCCCCTGATGGAGCAGTTGTACGTTGCAGTGATTACGAATCCAGAGGTGGGATTGCGGGGCGCGGTACATTTAGCCGCTCAGGGGGCCTAG
- the purC gene encoding phosphoribosylaminoimidazolesuccinocarboxamide synthase: MTQFSPLYEGKAKIIYATADPDILLAAFKDDATAFNAQKRGSIQNKGVMNCAIASHLFQYLAAQGIPNHFIAQVAPNKMHIRRVEIIPLEVVVRNRAAGSLCRQTGLPLGLELNPPLVEFYLKNDDLGDPLLTGDRLRLLQIATDEEVAKIREMALAVNTHLSRFFAECGITLVDFKLEFGRSPTGEILLADEISPDSCRLWNQDESDPEKRILDKDRFRQDLGAIEDAYALVMQRVLAHSVS, from the coding sequence ATGACTCAGTTCTCTCCCTTGTACGAAGGCAAGGCAAAGATTATTTATGCCACAGCGGATCCAGACATCTTGCTGGCGGCGTTCAAGGATGATGCCACCGCCTTTAATGCTCAGAAGCGCGGCTCGATCCAAAACAAGGGAGTGATGAACTGCGCGATCGCCAGCCATTTGTTTCAGTATCTAGCGGCTCAGGGCATCCCCAACCATTTTATTGCCCAAGTGGCGCCAAACAAGATGCACATTCGGCGAGTAGAGATTATTCCCCTTGAGGTGGTGGTGCGCAATCGGGCAGCGGGAAGCCTTTGTCGGCAGACGGGATTGCCTTTGGGATTAGAACTCAATCCCCCCTTGGTGGAGTTTTACCTCAAGAATGATGATCTTGGTGATCCGCTGCTCACGGGCGATCGCCTGCGCCTATTGCAGATTGCCACAGATGAGGAAGTCGCAAAGATCAGGGAAATGGCCTTGGCCGTCAATACCCATCTCAGTCGCTTTTTTGCTGAGTGTGGCATTACCTTGGTGGACTTTAAGCTGGAGTTTGGCCGCAGTCCGACGGGGGAGATTCTCTTAGCGGATGAAATTAGCCCCGACAGTTGCCGCCTCTGGAATCAGGATGAAAGTGATCCTGAGAAGCGCATTCTCGATAAAGATCGTTTTCGCCAAGATTTGGGCGCCATTGAGGATGCCTACGCCCTCGTGATGCAGCGAGTGTTAGCCCATAGCGTGAGTTAG
- a CDS encoding helix-turn-helix domain-containing protein, translated as MPHFSNQQAEKLAEIGAFLREKRREVGLSLEELAAKTLVRQSILAAIENANLEELPEPVYTQGFIRRFADALGLDGKSIAANFPTVADPVERPDKPSVPKGGIGWQLRPIHLYLMYFALVAAAVAGLAYLFRPQAQSITDLAPAPTPTASPSPTPTPTAAATPTPSPTTPETVEVKLSLSDASWLEVEADGRVVYAGILESGTERSWQAKERLIVRTGNAGAVKVSVNNGPSQPMGQLGEVTEKEFLASQATSERATTSTAPERTVSN; from the coding sequence ATGCCTCACTTCAGTAATCAACAGGCAGAAAAACTGGCAGAAATTGGTGCCTTCCTCCGCGAAAAGCGACGGGAAGTGGGTCTAAGTCTTGAGGAGTTGGCCGCCAAAACGTTGGTGCGCCAGTCAATCCTTGCAGCCATTGAAAATGCCAACCTTGAGGAGTTACCCGAACCCGTCTATACCCAAGGATTTATTCGCCGTTTTGCCGATGCCCTTGGCCTTGATGGCAAAAGTATTGCCGCCAATTTTCCAACAGTGGCTGACCCTGTGGAGCGCCCCGATAAACCCAGTGTTCCCAAGGGTGGCATAGGTTGGCAGTTGCGCCCAATTCACCTCTACCTGATGTACTTTGCCCTCGTGGCAGCGGCAGTGGCTGGGTTGGCCTATCTCTTTCGTCCCCAAGCCCAAAGCATCACCGATTTAGCCCCCGCACCGACCCCTACCGCGTCCCCCAGCCCCACACCCACCCCCACAGCAGCGGCAACACCGACGCCCAGCCCTACGACCCCTGAAACGGTTGAGGTCAAGTTGTCCCTCTCCGATGCCTCGTGGCTCGAGGTGGAAGCCGATGGTCGAGTTGTCTATGCCGGTATTTTGGAGTCGGGAACAGAGCGCAGTTGGCAAGCCAAGGAACGTTTAATTGTCCGCACGGGGAATGCTGGCGCTGTCAAGGTGAGTGTCAATAATGGTCCGTCCCAACCGATGGGGCAACTGGGAGAAGTGACAGAAAAAGAATTTCTTGCTAGTCAGGCCACTTCAGAGAGGGCAACCACGTCAACAGCACCTGAGCGTACCGTTTCCAACTAG
- a CDS encoding AAA-like domain-containing protein has protein sequence MDAATTYQVGGSLPTTSAVYVRRQADADLLAALTAGEFCYILNSRQMGKSSLRVQVTQQLMTMGYRCAALDITKIGSQNIQPEQWYASFVGALIQGFQLTDVVSLRSWWRDRQLVSPIQRLSDFVETVLLAHTREPLVIFIDEIDSLLSLPFSTDDFFAWIRACYNQRADYPEYQRLTFALFGVATPDQLIQDKQRTPFNIGCAIDLQGFTLAEATPLLKGIAHLSDNPDQLLAEILNWTGGQPFLTQKLCRLLQHHGSFMPASTLSQQLAQFVQEHILQDWERQDEPEHLKTIRNRLLADEQRIGRLLGLYQRVLETGGIPLDGSSEQRALALTGLVCQRQGKLQVFNPIYAHIFDAAWVEQQLAQLRPYSEEFQAWLRSGGSDSSRLLRGQALEEALIWASGKSLSDLDYQYLSASQEANQKAIQDTLLLERQEKEAISAANRILEAARQKASRLTRRALMALGIVSVISLGVAAILAKTHANLQAAQESLALEQTSNDLLEQFQTQELPALLAGIEAGRHLKRLVGDRPLSQYPTTRPLFVLNFFLDHIQARNQWQSDNTPLMAAFLTADGQQFSISESGLVEFWRVNGERLSAQSLEIGNVKLARISPAGDRVGLLNNKGEISLWRVELQKLIFERRLPALPINNFRFSPEGQELTATTTTGDMLRWSLEGELLATIPTPSQSINSLSYAIRGDRLATADEEGWIRVWSRQGELLQAWQVQADLPVPQTSLTYLSNGQLATVGKDGTLRLWNTKGQQINQWRVSAAPVYFVGTSPVGYRLLTLSTDNTMRLWQPTGELIAELGSHERLINTVSFNPTGSVLLSSDRGGQMTLWFLDHHRTEHWFADQESIWTVALDPQAATVVTGGKDGRVKYWRRDGTLLATTPVLDPQGINQVLFSPSGQRVAIATKGGKLVIWNLGNQSQQTWQLTSETPLYTLAMDGQQRYLAAGDKKGTIYLVDLQQPQQIQKRKSEGEIWSLSFHPKLPLLASTGSAGTIEVWDLQSDRLAYRLNPDAGWLAGLEFSANGQFLAAAGESGSVYLWSIHGKTAPSNPRVFRAHQRSIVSLGLSPDGEMIATASPDRSVRVWNQRGQLITLIDRISAIPYSVDVSGQDELYVAIGTEDDEVLISPLATLGQLLTSACDWLKDYRQQNPAVAQACP, from the coding sequence ATGGATGCAGCAACCACCTATCAAGTGGGGGGCAGTTTACCCACCACATCGGCAGTCTATGTCCGACGGCAAGCGGATGCGGATCTGTTGGCTGCCCTCACCGCTGGCGAATTTTGCTATATTCTCAATTCGCGGCAAATGGGCAAATCCAGCTTGCGGGTGCAGGTGACGCAGCAATTGATGACAATGGGGTACCGCTGTGCTGCCCTCGACATTACCAAAATTGGCAGCCAAAATATTCAACCCGAGCAGTGGTATGCCAGCTTTGTGGGTGCCCTCATTCAGGGATTTCAGTTAACTGATGTGGTCTCCTTGCGCTCTTGGTGGCGCGATCGCCAGCTGGTGTCACCCATTCAGCGCCTCAGTGATTTCGTAGAAACAGTGCTGCTTGCCCACACCCGTGAACCTCTTGTCATTTTTATTGATGAAATTGATAGTTTGTTGAGTCTGCCCTTTTCCACCGATGATTTTTTTGCTTGGATCCGCGCTTGTTACAACCAACGGGCAGATTATCCCGAATATCAGCGCTTAACCTTTGCTCTCTTTGGCGTGGCCACTCCCGATCAACTGATTCAAGATAAGCAACGCACCCCCTTTAACATTGGTTGTGCCATTGATTTACAGGGATTTACCCTTGCGGAAGCCACCCCCCTACTCAAGGGCATTGCCCATCTTAGCGACAACCCCGATCAACTCTTGGCGGAAATTCTCAATTGGACGGGTGGCCAACCCTTCTTGACCCAAAAACTCTGTCGCCTGCTGCAACACCACGGGTCATTTATGCCGGCGTCAACCCTCTCCCAGCAGTTAGCCCAGTTTGTCCAAGAGCATATCCTTCAGGATTGGGAGCGGCAAGATGAACCCGAACACCTCAAGACCATTCGCAATCGCTTGCTGGCTGATGAACAGCGCATCGGTCGTCTCTTGGGTCTCTATCAGCGGGTTTTAGAAACGGGGGGCATTCCCCTTGATGGCAGTAGTGAGCAGCGTGCCCTCGCTCTAACGGGACTGGTGTGTCAGCGCCAAGGCAAATTGCAAGTCTTTAACCCCATCTATGCCCATATTTTTGACGCTGCGTGGGTGGAGCAACAGTTGGCACAACTGCGCCCCTACAGTGAGGAGTTCCAAGCATGGCTGCGCTCTGGGGGGAGTGATAGCTCCCGTCTCCTGCGGGGACAAGCCCTTGAGGAAGCGTTGATCTGGGCCAGTGGCAAAAGTCTCAGTGATCTGGATTATCAGTATCTTTCTGCCAGTCAGGAGGCCAACCAGAAAGCGATTCAAGACACGTTACTGCTCGAGCGCCAAGAAAAGGAGGCGATCAGTGCTGCCAACCGCATTCTCGAGGCAGCTCGCCAAAAAGCCAGTCGTCTGACCCGCCGCGCCCTCATGGCTCTTGGTATTGTTTCTGTGATTTCTCTAGGGGTAGCGGCAATTTTGGCAAAGACCCATGCGAATCTGCAAGCCGCCCAAGAAAGTCTAGCCCTTGAGCAAACCAGTAATGATCTTCTGGAACAGTTTCAAACCCAAGAGTTACCCGCCCTTTTAGCAGGTATTGAGGCAGGACGCCACTTAAAACGACTGGTGGGCGATCGCCCCCTGAGTCAATACCCCACGACGCGCCCCCTCTTTGTGCTCAATTTTTTCCTCGATCACATTCAAGCCCGCAACCAATGGCAGAGTGACAATACCCCCCTGATGGCGGCCTTTTTGACGGCTGATGGTCAGCAGTTCAGCATTAGTGAAAGCGGCCTTGTCGAATTTTGGCGAGTGAACGGCGAGCGACTGAGTGCCCAGTCTTTGGAGATTGGCAATGTCAAACTGGCGCGGATCAGCCCTGCGGGCGATCGCGTGGGTCTGCTCAATAATAAGGGCGAAATTTCCCTGTGGCGTGTCGAACTGCAAAAACTTATCTTTGAACGGCGTTTGCCTGCCTTACCGATCAATAACTTTCGCTTTAGTCCAGAGGGGCAGGAGTTGACGGCCACCACAACTACAGGGGATATGCTGCGTTGGAGCCTTGAAGGGGAATTACTGGCCACTATTCCCACCCCTAGCCAGAGTATCAATAGCTTGAGTTATGCCATCAGGGGCGATCGCTTGGCCACTGCCGATGAAGAAGGCTGGATTCGGGTTTGGTCCCGTCAGGGGGAACTGCTCCAAGCATGGCAAGTCCAAGCCGATCTTCCCGTTCCCCAAACCAGTTTGACCTATCTCAGCAATGGCCAACTGGCGACGGTAGGCAAAGATGGCACCCTCCGCCTTTGGAACACCAAGGGGCAGCAAATCAATCAATGGCGTGTCAGTGCAGCCCCAGTGTATTTTGTGGGTACGTCTCCTGTGGGCTATCGTCTATTGACCCTGAGCACAGATAACACGATGCGTCTGTGGCAGCCAACGGGTGAACTGATTGCTGAGTTGGGGAGTCATGAACGCCTGATCAATACCGTCAGCTTTAATCCAACGGGGTCAGTTCTCCTCAGTAGCGATCGCGGGGGGCAAATGACGTTATGGTTCCTCGATCATCACCGCACGGAACACTGGTTTGCCGATCAAGAGAGTATTTGGACAGTGGCCTTAGATCCCCAAGCAGCCACAGTGGTCACGGGGGGCAAAGATGGTCGCGTCAAGTACTGGCGACGGGATGGCACGCTCCTTGCCACAACCCCAGTTCTCGATCCTCAAGGCATCAACCAAGTGCTCTTTAGTCCCAGCGGCCAACGGGTGGCGATCGCCACCAAAGGGGGAAAACTGGTGATCTGGAATCTTGGAAATCAGTCCCAACAAACATGGCAACTGACTAGTGAGACCCCCCTTTACACCCTAGCCATGGATGGCCAACAGCGGTATCTAGCCGCAGGGGATAAAAAAGGCACGATTTATCTTGTTGACCTGCAGCAGCCCCAGCAGATTCAAAAACGCAAAAGCGAAGGGGAAATTTGGAGCCTCAGTTTTCACCCGAAGTTGCCCCTCTTAGCCAGTACCGGATCTGCGGGTACCATTGAGGTTTGGGATCTCCAGAGCGATCGCCTTGCCTATCGCCTGAACCCTGATGCAGGATGGCTGGCCGGTCTTGAATTTAGTGCCAACGGCCAATTTCTAGCGGCGGCTGGCGAAAGTGGCTCCGTCTATTTGTGGTCAATTCACGGCAAAACTGCCCCCAGCAACCCCCGTGTGTTTCGTGCTCACCAGCGCAGTATTGTCAGTCTCGGTCTTAGCCCCGATGGTGAAATGATTGCCACCGCCTCCCCCGATCGCAGTGTGCGGGTTTGGAACCAAAGAGGCCAGCTCATTACACTGATTGATCGTATTTCTGCCATTCCCTACAGCGTTGATGTGAGTGGCCAAGACGAACTTTATGTGGCGATCGGTACCGAGGATGACGAGGTCTTGATTAGCCCGCTGGCCACCCTAGGACAGTTATTAACCAGCGCCTGTGACTGGCTCAAGGACTACCGTCAACAAAATCCCGCTGTTGCTCAAGCCTGTCCCTAA